The segment AAAGTGAGGAGATACAAGGAAAACCGTTCCACTATGAGGCACCAGAATACCGACATTCAATTGAGACTGAATCAGAATTTTTCAGCGATAGTGGTTTTGATACTTTTGATGACGAGTCTCAATTTGAGAATGACAAATCGGAAAGTGGTTATAATGTTCCCAGTAGCACTGAACTTGTTGTGTCTGGCATAACTATTTCGGACAGATGTAAAAGCAGTTTATACAGAAAGGTCAAAACGGATACCTTCAAATATGTTGAAGGGGATATGTCTAAAGATGAACTTGTTAATTGTCTTCAGCGTGACAAAACCAGATATAAAAAATGCATAGTTGAGATTGAATCAGCTCATACAGCAGTTTGCACGAATTTAGATTTAGGAGATGACATAAAAGAAATCATTATTTCTGGACGATCCAAATGTGGAAAGGTTTTTACAGATGACGAAGTAGTAGTAGAGATTCTTGGCGAATCTAAGGCACAGAAAAACTACATTCCCAGACTTAAACTAGATGCAGCAAAAGTGTCAGAGGATATGAACATTTATGGGAAAATTATAGggaaattgaaaagaaatagATACGAAGGCCTTGAACAtccggtattgatttgtgcaaTGGACGACTTCTCGGAATACTCCATGAAACCCTTGTGCAAAACAGTACCAAAGATAAACGTATCtcataaaaaatgtgaaaataaatacaaagttgatttgttttcatatgaCGCTAAAAGGAATGTCGTTGAATATAGAGacacaataaaaatattccatgaTCACAAGAATGCATACTGTTTCCTGGTTGCCCTTATAAACTGGGATGATATGTATCCCTTTGGAGTTGTTTTGAAAGTTATCAACACAAAAGGTGACCTGAGGTCAGGGCTTATGATTCTGAAACTGCAACATCGAGTTCCTTGTCAATACAGTAAAGATGCTACAGAggcaacaaaattaattttgcaaaaaaagcaTAAAATTGATCCAAGTAACAAGAAGGTAGTTATAGGATTTACAATAAATTTAGGAAAACAGGGGGCATTAGAAACTGCGTATAGCGTTACTCTAATGGAATCGGGGTTATATCGTATTGGAATACATGTAGTAGACCCCACTTCGGTCATTAAAAAGGGAGATGCGATTGACAAAGAGGCAAGAAGACGAGGAACCGACTTTTACGTGAACAAAGACGTACTGCCAGTGTACATGATACCAGAAGGTCTAAGCAATACATTATTCAACATGGAACCAGGCAAACAAAGAGAAACCTTGACAGTGTTTTTCGATGTAAGCATAGATCTCATAAGTGGTTCAATACCAGAACATTTTGAAATCGTGGAAAAAATAGGAAGACCGATCGTAAAATGTGAAAGTCAGTACACAATAGACAAAGTACAAACTCTTTTAAAGACAAGGAAAAACAAAAGTGAAATATCAATATTGCATGTCATATCAAATCATCTTCGAAGAAAGAGGTTAAATAATGGATCTTTGTTTACGGATATTAATGAAATGTTTCCCTACGAAAAGAATAATTTCATTGAATGCTTTGATGCACACTTACTAGTTAATGAACTTCATATTTTTGCTAATGAAGCAGTGGCCAAATTTCTATTCGACAAATACCCAAATAACGTTCCATGCAAACATCACAGGCCCCCATCTGAAAAAACCCTTCTAAAGTGGAAAAAGTCCCACGAAGAAAACTTGGATAAAATATTATTTGGGTTACAGGATTGTAAAGAAGTTGCTGAAAATATGTCAGTCTTTAAATGCAATCAAGGCAAACTCAGTGACAGAAATTTGATACCAATTCAAGGCAGTGTGTGGAAATTTATGCAAGAAACGGCTAAATTAAAACAGTCTGACAAATTACAACTTGTTATGGGTGCAGATGAAGTGCATCCAATGCAGGCCCTGTGTTTGGAAGAATGGATTGCAGTACAAGAAACAAGCGAATTCAAATGTTCGTCTCCCAGAAATGAAAACGGACATTTTTGTTTACGTGTTCCCATCTTTACAAATTTTACTGCGCCACTCAGTCGGTACATCAATCTTGTTGTGCATCGAATGTTACATGCTGCACTCGATAAAAAGACAGAGCCCCCGTATACtatagaggaaattcaaacaTTATGCACAGATATGAATAAGGCGGAAAGTATAAGAAAGCAATTTCGCAAAAGTTGTCTGGTTTTTCTATTTGCCCACTCACTGCAATTCAATCCGCGTGTTTTCAACGGCTTCATTCAAAATGTTACAAACAATGACGTGGAATTATTTTTTCCGACACTGAGAAAATTGCCAAGGTTGAGCAAAATATTGCCATTGaacttattaaaatttaaagataatccAGAATTTCAAAAAGAGGTTGAAATTGATCGTTTTTTTATGACTCTCAAATGGAAAAATCGTATATATTCATTGAGAAGAGAAACAAAAAATCCACCAAATGAAAACTTTCTTAGAATTGATCCAAATCAAAACGTTCAATTTCATAATCTGAAAAAATGGATAAATATTATTCAGGATCTTTTCAAaggaaatatgaaaaatatatattcaatcttAAAAAATGCACCACCTTCAAACCAGCATGTGCCTGCTTGTTGTAATACTGTGAACGACGTCAGCTCCGAAGTGCGAGGCGGTGGTACCTTCGCGCAACAAACCTGCAGCTACAGCTTGTCCTTCATGTATGGCCAGCTTCTTGTCATTCAGATGTGTGCTGAGTCTCAAAGGGGGATACTAACTCCAATGCCACAACTTCTGGACATAACACCtaatgttaaaatttgtttgcatcACAGTAGAGACCCTCTTGGTGTTCTGACGTCAAGGACAACTGAACCGGCAAAAGGAAAGTACATTTCGCCTAGAGAGTACATTGATACATGGATGCCAATATTTTCAATGGAAGTTGCAACTCAAACAGTCAGTGGTGATTCATTTACAATTAACGATTTACCGATAACTTTTCGTAAGGAAGGAGGTGCCTTTTCTCTCAAATATTCATTTCTTGAAAGACGTGATATCGAGTTCACTTCTCATTCTATTGATCTTTTAAGCATTGATGAAGATAATGCTGAAAACAAACGTTTTTATATGTCTGGGTCAGATTTTCTCTGCATTAGGTGTCCTTTGGAACCATTGAACGATATTGTTTCTAATTTTGCCAATGGTGCTATCTCACCTTTGAAAAGATATTGGATAGGACACGCAAAAGTACACGATgttaagtataaaaaaaagaaaaacgaaaATTTCGTAAGGGTGGTCTTCGTTTGTCACAACAAAAGCCCCCCGATCCCTCTGGAAATGCttaataaaaaaagagaatgCAGTGTAGAAATTCTACCAAAATCAGATGTATACAGGTCAGTCATTAATGTTTAAGCTGTTGATTTCAAATTGAATGTgatttacttctttttttaaattatatgcaaTTCATCGGTAATATTGAATATTGaagcatttaaaaaagttttttttaatataggaGAACTGAATTGTATGTGAAGTGGTTAGACAGTGCTTCAGAACTAGCGAAAGCTATTGCATTGCGAAAGCGACCACCAGATCTTGGTATTATATCGTGTCAATTTTATGCTAAAATTAACGTCAATATCTGAATTATCCGATTTATTgacttatttttgtttacatatgtttgaTAGACCTTTAATCCcagtaatataattttattcagCTTTCGTATAGATGTACATTTAGTGAGGTTGACGTTTATTCATACGTTTGGTTAATGATTATTGTAGCACAAAACAACATGGTTAGATTAACTTCTAATACAAATGAAAAGGAAAAAGGACATGCAGATTTTTGTTTTGGTGATCAATTCGTGAgcatttttttatcatttaagttgtattattatattttagacaAAAAGCATAAGGAGCTTGGTGCAAAATTTGTACCTCCAACAGACGTTTTGGGAACTGGACTAGTTTTTAACGAAAACCAAAGAAAAGCCATTCAAAAGGCTCTTATTTCCAGTTTTTCCTTGATCCAAGGTCCACCAGGTAGTTTATGTCACAAACATAACTTTATATTAGTCTTTATTTCAAtacaattcataaaaatatattgtttactcTATACATCTTAATGCGTGATGAAATGGTGAAATTCAGTAAACTTTGCAATGGGCTTTGAAGTCTCTCATCGTTTAATGATGTTAATGGCTATAGATGAATATAGTACGGAGATATACGGTAAATAAAACAGataaaaactctctctctctattatGTTTGTGAAGCACAGATCACATGTTCGATTCCTCTCTGAACTTTTGCTTATATTGCACGTATTACGTGCAACACGGCCGAATTGTGTTTTACACCCAAGACTTGTACCAGGTCAGTTAACCTGTTATCTCAGATTTTTGTTGACCACAAGAATAAAAAGATCACTTTCCATTTGATTGGATAACCAATAACTACGGTCGACGGGTGTCTTCTGCAAATATAATTCACTGTTCTCCTGCCTTCCAAATGATCATCTAATTACTGCGTCAACCTTGCGCTTCCTCCACTTCTACCTGTGGTACGTGTGTTAAAGTCAAGGGAGTCCTATAAGGCTCAAAAATTTACCACAAATGACATAGATATTCATGTCCTTCCTCTCATACCCCATTTTCATGATACTGATCTTACCCACAAACAGCAAATTAAATCTCTTCAATTAATCTCTGTGGTTTCTTAACTGACCTACCAGACCTTGTGGTCCCTGACATATTTTGGGTTGGTACATGATTGGTACTAATAGACATATCATGACTAAGTGATGGAGTATTTCCATCATCACATGGATTATGACTAGAATGATAAACATAATCATTGTTTTGACAATCATATTGTTCATATGGTGTAAACTGTTCATTTGATTGCAAAATATGTCTACGATTTCTGCGGTACATATGTCCATTTTCAGTTTGAACCAAGTATGACCTCGGAGCCACTTGGTCTAGCACCTTGCCACAGTTACCCCAATTACTGTCATTATGATCCCGAAGTCGGACAGTCTGTCCTGGACTCAAAGGCGATAGCTCTTTCGTGTTTCTGTCATGATACTGTTTTTGTTTGAGTTTCTGTTGTATCTTTGATCGTTCATAAGACTCGGTTAAATGGTTACCCCGGCAACTATCAGCCATTGGTAAGTTCGAAAGCAGTTTACGTCCATTGTTCAGTATTTCGGCTGGTGATTGTCCATCGAGTATAGGAGTTGCACGGTAAATGAGTAGACTCATTTGGAAATCTGATCCATCATCCACAGATTTTTTCAATAGGCCTTTTACAATGCCTACGGTTTTCTAGACTAACCCATTCGATTTTGGGTATAATGGACTGGATGTATGATGCTGAAAATCATACGACTTTGCAAATTCACTGAATTCAGCTGATTTGAATTGTGGCCCGTTATCACTGAACACTATTTTAGGTATGCCTTGGCCTGAAAACACATATTTCATTGCATTAATGACTGATTGACTTGACAAAATGTGCAAACGACACACTTCTGGATAATTGGAGTAGTAATCACATAACACAAGATAATTTTTTCCATTGAATACACACAAATCTGCTCCCACTTTTTCCCATGGATAATTGCATAGATCATGTGGTTTAAGTGGTTCAGACGGTTGTTTTGGACGGAATTTGATACATGTTGAACATGAATTCACCATTTCACCATTCCATCGCATAAACTCAACTCTGTCCGTATATTCcagtattttgatatttcttagGGCATTCAGTGTGTGTTCTGGAAATCCTGTTACAATTACTTCTGCTAGTAACTGCAATTTCGGGTCATTTTGAGTTTCCTCACGAATCATCTGTAACTTACGATCTGATATGGGTAGGCTCTTAATGACAGAGTCTACATACACTTTGAGATCCTCCTCCTGTGCTGATTTGGTCAGTTTCGTGGACATATCCGTTCCTCTGGACAACGCATCAGCGGTATGCATTAATTTTCCTGGCGTGTAGCCAATACGCAGATCGTATTTCTGTACCCTCTTTGTAATCGTAGTGGACAGTCATTCAGAGACTTCTTAAATATGCTCACAAGGGGTTTATGATCGGTCTCCACTTCTACAACCTGTCCAAATATGTATTGGTGGAAGTGTTCGCATGCAAATGATATGGCTAGCATTTCTTTTTCGATTTGAGCATATCTTGTTTCAGCGTCTGACATAACTCGCGAAGCATAAGCCACCGGCATCCACTCGTTGTCATGCCTCTGTAAGAGCACTGCTCCAAGTCCAAAACTAGAGGCATCTGAAGAGATTTTAATCTCTTTGTTCGGGTCAAAGAATTTAAGTACTGGTGTACTTGTTAATATGGCCTTTAGCTCCTCAAATGATTTTTGTTCAACTGCAGTCCACTGAAATTGGTTTTTTTCCTTTGTGAGATTTCGCAAAACTTGTGTTTTCGAAGACAAGTCTGGAACATATCTTGCCTGGTAATTCAACATGCCTAAAAAGCGTTGTACATCTTTCTTACTTTTTGGAGTCTCAAAGTTAGTTATGGCCTTGACCTTGGTCTCGTCTGGCTTGATTCCTTCTGCAGATATAGTGTCACCGACGAATGTAAGTTCCTTAACTCCAAATACGCATTTTTCACGATTCACTTTGAGATTGGATTTGCGCGATGCATCAAACACCTGCTGTAGTCGTTGGTTGTGTTCTTGTAGCGTTGAACCCCATACTATAATGTCATCCATCATTGTCGTGCATCCTGGTATGTGCTCATATATCATGTGAATCGTCCTGTGATATATCTCGGGAGCTTATGTGATATCGAATGGTAGACGTAGAAATCGATACCTTCCGAATGGCGTATTGAAACAGGTAAGTTTTGAGGAGTTCTGATCCAGTTTCATTTGCCAGAATCCAGTACGAGCATCAAGTTTACTGAAATAATGAGCAGCCTTGAACTTTGCATGAATCTCATCTCTCGTTGGAAGCTGGTAATGTTCTCTCTGTATCGCTTTGTTCAACTGAATTGGATCCAGACACACACGGATCTTTCCGTCTTTTTTCGGCACTATTACAATCGGACTCACCCAATCGGTATGCTCGGTTTCTTTACATATGACGCCCATATTCTCCATGCGTTTAAGTTCATCTTGGAGTTTTTCATGTAAAGCGAAAGGTATTTTACGACATGGACCCACTACTGGTGTAACGGCTGAATCTATGGATATTCTATGTTCACCCGGTAGACATCCTAATCCATCGAACAAGTCATTATTTTGATCCACAATCTGTGCAGTGGTGTCTTTAATCTTTGTACAGTTTTCTATTGTATATGTGCGTTTTACTAGTCCTAACTTGTCGCAAGCTTTTACGCCCAAGATTGCTGTCGATGCGTCCCGAACTATCACAAAGTACACCTGAGCTGCTTTGCCCAGATGGGTCACTTCCAGAACACATGCACCTAGGACTGGAATACTATGCTTGCTGTATGACATGGGCTGTATATTCGTCTGGTGGAGTTTTGGCTTCCATCGTAGACTGTAATACTGTTTCTCCAGTAAGATGTTGACTTGGCTACCTGTATCCAATTTGTAATTGATTCCTTTGCCATTGGTGCATAGAGTTACACGCCACTCCTCTGGTTTATCCGAATGAACTGTCTCCAGAGCATCAATGAAGAACGCTTGTTCATCCTGAATATCATGAATATGTTTCTTTTTcggcattttctttttcatgctATTTTGTTTGCCTTTTGATTTGCAGACTTTTGCAAAGTGATTTGCACCATTACATTTAATGCAGATTTGACCCATGGCGGGACAAGTTTTATGCGAGTCATCATATCAACAACGCCCAAACAACTGTGCACAACTTTTACCTTTTTTAGGTACCCATACTCTTTTGTCTTTGGGTTTGGTACCGACCGCATGTACTTCTGATGAAGGGACGATACTTTTTATTTGTTCCTTTGTAGACTCTGCTGCTCTACAGGTTGCAAGTGCTTTGTCTAACGTGAGGTCGACTGTACGTAGAAGCCTCTCTTTAAGTGCGTTGTCTGGTACCCCACAAATAATTCTGTCACGAATGAGCGAATCTACTAAGTCCCCAAACTCACAATTATTTGTCATAGTTCGTAATTCCGTCACATATTGATCTATGGTCTCATCGGACCTCTGCACCCTCGTGAAGAATTTATGTCTCTCATACGTGGTATTGCGTTTTGGTGTGCAATATGCTTCAAATTTCtcgagtatttttttttatttatactcATCACCATCATCAAATACAAAGGTGTTATAAACTTGAACTGCCTCTTCTCCTACTACGTGTAAGAAAATGCATGCTTTTTGCTTGTCACCTTTTTCGGACGCACCTGTAGCAGTCATATAAACATCAAACCTTTGCTTGAACTTCTTCCAATTTTCTGCCACGTTCCCCGTGAGCGAAAGTACTCCTGGTGGTTCCAGTTTATCCATTGCACACTTCTGACACTTCTGACACCATGTGTTAAAGTCAAGGGAGTCCTATAAGGCTTTGATAAAACATAACGATGGCGTCGGTTCCATGCTTGTTTAATTTTGTGTACCTTCACATAAATTGATGACATCATAcacatgaatatacatgtaatagggGTCGTTTCAAAACATACAAATGATACAGTACGCTCTATATGTCTGTCTACTGTAATGCTCTATTCAGTTGTGGCCACGTAGATTTGTACGGTGCTAGGTAATTCATCTGGAAGAACTGCATCCGTCGTTTGTATTACGAACGGGgggagggaatgttggcgtagaAGGAACAAGGTATACGGTTGAGACGTACTGTGGGCCGTAAGgtaaaaacgaagggtaggtgtgacgtattcccgaaggtccatcAATATGCAATTCCAGAGGAacaaacaggcaattgatgcaggattcagAATTTTTTGGACAATGTCaacattaaaacaatttaaaagacaGACATGGTACAATCGAGTCGGATATGGCcggtagtggcctccggacccaagactctgggtgagtcggacgACTAGGTGGctgccgtattccagactgccgatTGAAAATTGTACAAGACTTTATACAATGATTTAAACAATGAGTGAAAACTGACATTTGTGACACTAAGTGAgttgagtgaaaggttcacagttataaaatgattaaattaactAAGTGAGTCTTTGATGTCTAGCGTGAAAAACATATAACTGCACAATTTCGTTTTAGCAAATTAGCAGTTCTTGAGACAtaacactctgtctctttgaaatcacacatagagtccgaaaagtgtcaatcactcaTTAAATAAGTAACTTTCTACGAAATAAATAGTGAGAAAAACTACAAAACATAtgttgaatattaaaaataaagtcaaaaataaaattataattaaacagtgaattttgcaaGGTTATACAGGTCTAACATCCAATAGAACACAAATTCAGAGAGAACACAGTAATCTTTTTCCAAAATGCCTTTTTTCGTGTCTTAAAAATGGCAGTAGACCACTGTAAATCTGTACAATAGCTTTGTACTAGTTGTAGTGATCAATTATGCTGCATACAACGCAGTCTCCTACGACTTGGCAGTTCtgacatataaataaaaattattagtcAACATTCATTGTGatgtttaagaaaatgtttgtCTTACGTTTTggcaaaactaaaaataaaaccaattccgtcacaatattataaatgttttaagtattattactttttttttagctcacctgagccaaaggctcaagtgagctttttctgatcacaatttgtccgttgtctgtcgttgtcgtcgttgtcggcgttgtcgtcgttgtcgtagtcgtcgtaaactttttacattttcatcttcttctcaagaaccactgggcagagtTCAACCACATTtagcacaaagcaccactaggtgaaggggattcaagtttgttcaaatgaagggccaagccctctttaaaggagagataattgagaattattgaaaatttgttggtatttttccaaaatcttcttctcaaaaactttttggcccgaaaagctttaacttgtgtggaggcatcctcaggtagtgtagattcaagtttgttcaattcatggtccccgggggtagggaggggccacaagagtgagatcaagttttacataggaatatatagagaaaatctttaaaaatcttcttctcaaaaactattaggccagaaaagctcaaattaaaatgggagcatcctcagatagtgtagattcaagtttgttcaaatcatagtccctggtggtagggtggggccagaatgggggaatggattttttcataggcatatatagagaaaatctttaaaaatcttattctcaaaaactatttggcctggaaagctcaaattaaaatggaagcatcctcaggtagtgtagattcaagtgtgttcaaatcatggtccccgggggtagggtggggccacaatagggggatcatgttttacatagaaatatatagagaaaatctttaaaaatgtcttctcaaaaactataaggccagaaaagctcaaattaaaatggaagcatcctcaggtagtgtagattcaagttgcTTCAAATCAAGgtctccaggggtagggtggggccacaatggggggatcaagttttacataggaatatatagagaaaatcttcttctcaaaaactattaagccagaaaagctcaaattaaaatggaagcatcctcagatagtgtagattcaagtttgttcaaatcatggtaaccaggggtagggtggggccacaatgggggaggggatcaagttttacataggcatatatagagaaaatctttaaaaatctttaaaaatcttcttctcaaaaactatttgg is part of the Magallana gigas chromosome 3, xbMagGiga1.1, whole genome shotgun sequence genome and harbors:
- the LOC136273611 gene encoding 3'-5' exoribonuclease HELZ2-like, which translates into the protein MWASSLKHLGKTDVALKKIEDAIDNLRRNATMTIRNCSLDALKELRESLMCEINQIPKAQTNIDFEWLAGTNISIPQHMMEKAQRVKERHVKRSHRRPKKQREDISKLPTKEETTKRAIQSEDPSKYRTWKDVSPSVPELPEKTKTRKRRVVKLEEENDFNVVEIAERDNSDESDSGQESYSESEEIQGKPFHYEAPEYRHSIETESEFFSDSGFDTFDDESQFENDKSESGYNVPSSTELVVSGITISDRCKSSLYRKVKTDTFKYVEGDMSKDELVNCLQRDKTRYKKCIVEIESAHTAVCTNLDLGDDIKEIIISGRSKCGKVFTDDEVVVEILGESKAQKNYIPRLKLDAAKVSEDMNIYGKIIGKLKRNRYEGLEHPVLICAMDDFSEYSMKPLCKTVPKINVSHKKCENKYKVDLFSYDAKRNVVEYRDTIKIFHDHKNAYCFLVALINWDDMYPFGVVLKVINTKGDLRSGLMILKLQHRVPCQYSKDATEATKLILQKKHKIDPSNKKVVIGFTINLGKQGALETAYSVTLMESGLYRIGIHVVDPTSVIKKGDAIDKEARRRGTDFYVNKDVLPVYMIPEGLSNTLFNMEPGKQRETLTVFFDVSIDLISGSIPEHFEIVEKIGRPIVKCESQYTIDKVQTLLKTRKNKSEISILHVISNHLRRKRLNNGSLFTDINEMFPYEKNNFIECFDAHLLVNELHIFANEAVAKFLFDKYPNNVPCKHHRPPSEKTLLKWKKSHEENLDKILFGLQDCKEVAENMSVFKCNQGKLSDRNLIPIQGSVWKFMQETAKLKQSDKLQLVMGADEVHPMQALCLEEWIAVQETSEFKCSSPRNENGHFCLRVPIFTNFTAPLSRYINLVVHRMLHAALDKKTEPPYTIEEIQTLCTDMNKAESIRKQFRKSCLVFLFAHSLQFNPRVFNGFIQNVTNNDVELFFPTLRKLPRLSKILPLNLLKFKDNPEFQKEVEIDRFFMTLKWKNRIYSLRRETKNPPNENFLRIDPNQNVQFHNLKKWINIIQDLFKGNMKNIYSILKNAPPSNQHVPACCNTVNDVSSEVRGGGTFAQQTCSYSLSFMYGQLLVIQMCAESQRGILTPMPQLLDITPNVKICLHHSRDPLGVLTSRTTEPAKGKYISPREYIDTWMPIFSMEVATQTVSGDSFTINDLPITFRKEGGAFSLKYSFLERRDIEFTSHSIDLLSIDEDNAENKRFYMSGSDFLCIRCPLEPLNDIVSNFANGAISPLKRYWIGHAKVHDVKYKKKKNENFVRVVFVCHNKSPPIPLEMLNKKRECSVEILPKSDVYRRTELYVKWLDSASELAKAIALRKRPPDLDKKHKELGAKFVPPTDVLGTGLVFNENQRKAIQKALISSFSLIQGPPGTGKTLTGVALIKLFCNINEEYLKLNSGNKHFVLYCGPSNKSVDLVTANLMKSCGDYKILRVYGGALESKEFPIPGKVYSVSHSDSAPDESLRDVSLHHIIRKPGNRYAEKITDFDRKFKNEKKIDFLEVKEYKRFIAKAVKEEIPKYDVILCTTSVATSSRLMSATAKTIYQLLIDEAGMCTEPESIATIVATQAKQVVLIGDHKQLQPVVLCQEAENLGLQKSLFERYAESDISGKVLTLLTNQYRMHPSLCRFPSYAFYDKQLVTKKSPKWEVLEPLSIWRDPKNPLVFCHTEGEEEYLANVSEEGNLMSKFNTAEIDLVERVYMALIKKERVSPENINIMSQYNAQCSKIKDRLKKHVQNVNTVVASQGGEWDYVIFSLVRSLPEYRIEPKPTDGWRKENLGFINDDHQINVALTRARKGLIIIGNKRLMKCNVIFNKLLEDYGRHGCLEDAENFPPKQKRKK